CAACCTCCAGAGGAGTGAATGGGGCACGGAATGGGGGATAGGAACGCGGGTTTACACGCTGAGGTACCGCAGCAGGTCCTCCCGGCGGGCGTCCACCTGATCGCGCGGCACCTCGTCCACGATCTGACCGTCCACGAACACGTAGTGCCGGTCCGCGAGACGCGACGCGAACTTCAGGTTCTGCTCGACCAGCAGCACCGCCATGCCGCTCTGGCGCAGCGTGTCGATGATCTCGCCGATACGCTGCACGATCACGGGCGCCAGGCCCTCGCTGGGCTCGTCCAGCAGCAGCAGCTTCGGCCCGGCGCGCAGCACGCGCACCATCGCCAGCATCTGCTGCTCGCCGCCCGAGAGCTTGCTGCCCGGGTGATGCCCCCGCTCGCGCAGCACGGGGAACGCGTCGTAGATGCGTTCGGTGCTCCAGCCTCCGGGGCGGCTGGGCGGCAGTTCGAGGTTCTCGCGGACGGTCAGGGTGCTGAGGATCGCGCGTTCCTCCGGCACCCACGCCAGGCCCTGCGCCGCCACGCGGTTGCTGGGCAGGCGGCTGATGTCCTGCCCGCCGAACGTGATCTGCCCCGTGCGGCTGCGCAGCACGCCCATCACGCTTTTCAGGGTGGTGGTCTTCCCGGCGCCGTTGCGGCCGATCAGGCTGACGACCTCGCCCGGGTTCACGTGCAGGTTCACGCCGCGCAGCACGTGACTCTGCCCGTAGTACGCGTTCAGGTCCTGCACCGAGAGCAGCGGCGTCATACGAACTCCGATGGGATGGGTTGGTAAAACCCATTCCATCCGAGCAGAGCGAGAAGGAGCGAAGCGGGTTCCAGACGTGGAGTGGACAGATCGGTGGTGTGCCGATCTGGCAACGAAACAGACGGAACCCGCTTCACGCGTGTCCCCCGTCGTCGCCGAGGTACGCCTCGATGACGCGTGGGTCGCGCCGCACGTCCTCGTAACGGCCACTGGCGAGCACCGACCCGTACTGCAACACTGTGATGCGGTCGGCGAGTTCCGCCACGACGCTCATGTTGTGTTCCACCAGCACCACCGTCCGCCCGCGCGCCACCTGCCGCACCAGCGCGATCACCCGCGCGATCCCCTCCGAACCCATGCCGGAGGTCGGTTCGTCCAGCAGCAGCACGCGCGGGTCCTGCGTCATGGAGATCCCGATCTCCAGCTGCCGCTTCTCGCCGTGGCTCAGGTCCGCCGCCAGCCGGTCCGGCATGCCGCCCAGGCCCACGTCCGCGAGGATCGCGTCCGCCCGTTCGCCCAGCGACTCCAGGCGCGACAGCGGCACCCAGAACCGGTGCGGGAGCGGCGTGGGCGACTGCAGGGCCACCAGCACGTTCTCCCGCACACTCAGGGTGGGAAACACCGAACTGATCTGAAACGACCGCGACAGCCCCCGGCGCACGATCTCGTAGGGCCGCAGCGTGTCCACCCGCTCGCCGAAGAGGCGCACCTCGCCCGCCGTGGGTTTCAGGAAGCCCGACAGCAGGTTGAACAGCGTGGTCTTCCCGGCCCCGTTCGGTCCGATGATCGCGTGAATCTCCCCGTCGTGAATCTGCAGGTTCACGTCGTTCGTGGCGCGGAACCCCCGGAAATCCTTGACCAGCCCGCGCGCCTCCAGCGCAACGGCCGGTGCGGGGGCCGCCCTGTCCATGTGAACCGACGTCGCCGTCACGGCGCGCCGGATGCCTCGTGTCGCATCACTCCTCCCCCCATGTTGTGTGGTCTGGGAGGAGCCTAGCGGGCGCGCGTCACGCTGTCGTTACAGTTTGACCGGCACGGACCGGACGGGTCATACGGATTCCGTTTGTTTCGTTAACAGATCGGAACACCACCGATCTGCCAACTCCACGCCCGGAACCCGTTTCTCTCCTGCTCGCTCTGCACCGCAGCTCTGCGAGTCCGCTCGGGTTGAAAGATTTTGCAAACCTTTCAACCGGAGTCCGTATCAGGCGGGGCCGGGGCGGCCCAGGGTGCGGCGCACCTCGCGCAGCTCCTCTGGTCCGGCCAGCACGAGCACCTGATCCCCGCCGCGCAGGTCGGTCGCGCCGCGCGGAATGAGGTACTCCCCGGCGCGGTTGATCAGGATCACCAGCGCCTCGGGCGGCAGGTGCAGGTCCACGATCCGCTGCCCGTCGGCGGCGCTGCCCGGCACGACCTCCACCTCGACCATGTTGTTGCGGTCGTGTCCGGTGGGCGTGTACGTGATCGGGGACGCCGCGTTCACCGGCAGGGCCTCGCGCACGTGCAGGAACCGCGCTACCAGCGTCAGGGTGGTGCCCTGCAGCAGCACGCTGACGAGCACGATGAAGAACACGATGTTGAACAGCGTCTGCGCCTGCGGTACGCCCGCCAGCAGCGGGAAGGTCGCCAGGACGATCGGGACCGCGCCGCGCAGGCCCACCCACGCCACCATGCTCTTCTCGTTCAGTGGCATCTTCGCGCGGGCCAGCGCCAGGTACACGCTGACCGGCCGCGCCAGGAACACCAGTACGAGCGCGCACGCGATCGCCAGGCCCGCCGTGGGCAGCAGTTCGTGCGGGTTCACGAGAAGCCCCAGCGTGAGGAACATCGCCACCTGCATCAGCCAAGACAGCCCGTCGTGGAAGCCGATCAGGGACCGCTTGTGGATGAAGTCCGCGTTGCCCAGGATCACGCCCGCGATGTAGATCGCCAGGAAGCCGCTGCCGCCCGCGACCGCCGTGCCCGCGAAAATCGTCAGGGCCAGCGCCAGGGACAGCACCGAGTACAGGCCCTCGAACTGCAGCTGCAGGCGGTTCAGGACCCACAGCGCCGCGCGGCCCAGCACCACCCCGAACACCGCGCCCAGCAGCATCTGCTTCAGGAACAGCGGCACGATGCTCAGCACGCCCAGCCCCGGATTCGCGATCAGTTCCAGCAGGCCCACCGTCAGGAAGACCGCCATCGGGTCGTTCCCGCCGGACTCGAACTCCAGCAGCGGCGCCACGTCACCCTTCAGGCCCAGCTGCCGCTCCTTGAGAACGCTGAACACCGCGCTGGCGTCCGTGCTGCTGACCACCGCGCCCAGCAGCCACGCCGTCAGCCACGGAAAGCCGAACGCGTAGTGCACGAACGCCGCCATGATCCCGGCGGTGCCCAGCACCCCCACCGTCGCCAGACTCAGGCCGCGGCGCACCACGGGCCGCGTGTGCGCCCAGTTCGTGTCCAGGCCCCCCTGGAACAGGATGAAGCATAGCGCCACCGTCCCGATCGCCTGCGCCAGCCGGTAATCCTGAAACTGGATGCCCAGCCCGTCGGACCCGGCCAGCATGCCCACCCCCAGGAACAGCAGCAGGCCCGGGATGCCCAGGCGCCCCCCGATGCGGCTCATGAGCAGGCTGCCCAGCAGCAGCACCCCGGCAATCAGCAGGAACAGTTCGGCGTGCACTTCACCCATGCGGTCTCCAGATCATGTGGGTCATCTTTTCATGCGCCTGGACACGCAAAACAGGACCGGCCGCCCAGAAGCGGGCCGCCGGTCAGGAATGTGAAGCTTAAATGAAGATCAGAGGTCCTTCGCCAGCCAGCGCACGATGTTCTTGCCCATCGCCGCGTTGCTGAGGTTCGGCCAGTTGTTGTACGTGCCGGTGCTGCCATCCGAGTACGTGTTGTCCCCGAAGGTGCTGCTGTCGCCCCACATCGCCACGCGGCCCGACCCGACGCTGTTGACCGCGAGGTACGTCTTGCCGCCCGTGCCCATCAGCGCCGTGCCCGAGAGGACGTCCACGCTGGTGCCCACGTACACCCCGGCGCTGCTCACGCCGTTCAGGATCGGGTGGGTGGTCAGGGGCGTGGCCGTGAGGACCGGGTCGCTGAAGCTGGAGTTGAACGACGCGTTCAGCCCGAAGATCACGTCGCTGTTCAGGCTCGCCTGCAGGCTCGTGCTGACGCTGGCGGGCGTGCTGCCGTCCCAGCCGTCGAACACTTCCGGGCTGTCCCAGCCGCTGTTGTTGCGGTCACTGACGCGGTGATCGGTGATCATGAACACCCCACCGCCGTTCTGCACGAACGACTGGATCGCGGCGCGCTCGGCGTCACTGAAGGGGTTCTGCGGCTCGGGAATGACCAGCACCGACGCGCCCGACA
This region of Deinococcus sp. JMULE3 genomic DNA includes:
- a CDS encoding potassium/proton antiporter translates to MGEVHAELFLLIAGVLLLGSLLMSRIGGRLGIPGLLLFLGVGMLAGSDGLGIQFQDYRLAQAIGTVALCFILFQGGLDTNWAHTRPVVRRGLSLATVGVLGTAGIMAAFVHYAFGFPWLTAWLLGAVVSSTDASAVFSVLKERQLGLKGDVAPLLEFESGGNDPMAVFLTVGLLELIANPGLGVLSIVPLFLKQMLLGAVFGVVLGRAALWVLNRLQLQFEGLYSVLSLALALTIFAGTAVAGGSGFLAIYIAGVILGNADFIHKRSLIGFHDGLSWLMQVAMFLTLGLLVNPHELLPTAGLAIACALVLVFLARPVSVYLALARAKMPLNEKSMVAWVGLRGAVPIVLATFPLLAGVPQAQTLFNIVFFIVLVSVLLQGTTLTLVARFLHVREALPVNAASPITYTPTGHDRNNMVEVEVVPGSAADGQRIVDLHLPPEALVILINRAGEYLIPRGATDLRGGDQVLVLAGPEELREVRRTLGRPGPA
- a CDS encoding ABC transporter ATP-binding protein codes for the protein MDRAAPAPAVALEARGLVKDFRGFRATNDVNLQIHDGEIHAIIGPNGAGKTTLFNLLSGFLKPTAGEVRLFGERVDTLRPYEIVRRGLSRSFQISSVFPTLSVRENVLVALQSPTPLPHRFWVPLSRLESLGERADAILADVGLGGMPDRLAADLSHGEKRQLEIGISMTQDPRVLLLDEPTSGMGSEGIARVIALVRQVARGRTVVLVEHNMSVVAELADRITVLQYGSVLASGRYEDVRRDPRVIEAYLGDDGGHA
- a CDS encoding ABC transporter ATP-binding protein; protein product: MTPLLSVQDLNAYYGQSHVLRGVNLHVNPGEVVSLIGRNGAGKTTTLKSVMGVLRSRTGQITFGGQDISRLPSNRVAAQGLAWVPEERAILSTLTVRENLELPPSRPGGWSTERIYDAFPVLRERGHHPGSKLSGGEQQMLAMVRVLRAGPKLLLLDEPSEGLAPVIVQRIGEIIDTLRQSGMAVLLVEQNLKFASRLADRHYVFVDGQIVDEVPRDQVDARREDLLRYLSV